A single Sphingomonas kaistensis DNA region contains:
- a CDS encoding DUF2312 domain-containing protein: MADDNVAADQLRLLIERIERLEEEKKGVADDIKDVYGEAKATGFDTKTMRQVVRLRKMEKHARDEADALLETYRNALGLH, translated from the coding sequence ATGGCCGACGATAATGTCGCCGCCGATCAGCTGCGGCTTTTGATCGAACGCATCGAGCGTCTGGAAGAAGAAAAGAAGGGCGTCGCCGACGACATCAAGGATGTCTACGGAGAGGCCAAGGCGACCGGCTTCGACACCAAGACGATGCGTCAGGTCGTGCGGCTGCGGAAAATGGAAAAGCACGCCCGCGACGAAGCGGACGCCTTGCTCGAAACCTATCGCAATGCGCTGGGTCTGCACTAA
- the pyk gene encoding pyruvate kinase — MSVGPRERKVRILATLGPSSSSREMIAKLMACGADAFRINMSHGDQASKAKLVETIRALEVEHKRPSCILFDLQGPKLRVGQFADGSAQLDTGARFILDADDTPGSAERVELPHPELFEAVREGDQLLIDDGKIRLRVAAVTATRIETIVEVGGKVSNNKGVNVPDVLVPIPALTEKDRDDLQFALAQGADYIALSFVQRPEDVEEARALIGDKAALLVKIEKPAAIERIEGILALADAVMVARGDLGVELPAEAVPPLQKMIVARARELGKPVVVATQMLESMITSPTPTRAEVSDVANAIYDGADAIMLSAESAAGQFPTEAVHMMDRIGRSVEADPKYAERVHFTATPAEPNTADALAESAGNIANTVKVAAMVCYTSTGSIARRIARERGPVPLLVMTASRQVARRMGLVWGVHAVHTRDVASFEEMVGKAKRMVLRHKLAAGGQRVIIMAGVPFGTAGSTNVLHVVRVVGDELDDYGVS, encoded by the coding sequence ATGTCGGTTGGACCGCGCGAGCGCAAGGTCAGGATTCTCGCCACCCTCGGGCCCAGTTCGAGCAGCCGGGAGATGATCGCCAAGCTGATGGCATGCGGGGCCGACGCGTTCCGCATCAACATGAGCCATGGCGACCAGGCCTCCAAGGCAAAGCTGGTCGAGACCATCCGCGCGCTCGAGGTCGAGCATAAGCGGCCGAGCTGCATCCTGTTCGATCTTCAGGGGCCCAAGCTCCGGGTCGGGCAATTCGCCGACGGTTCGGCGCAGCTTGATACCGGCGCCCGCTTCATTCTTGATGCCGACGACACCCCCGGCTCCGCCGAGCGGGTCGAGCTGCCGCACCCGGAATTGTTCGAAGCGGTGCGCGAAGGCGACCAGCTGCTGATCGACGACGGCAAGATCCGCCTGCGCGTGGCGGCGGTCACCGCGACCCGGATCGAAACCATCGTCGAAGTCGGCGGCAAGGTCAGCAACAACAAGGGCGTCAACGTCCCCGACGTGCTGGTGCCGATCCCGGCGCTGACCGAAAAGGATCGCGACGACCTTCAGTTCGCGCTGGCGCAGGGGGCCGATTACATCGCCCTGAGCTTCGTCCAGCGGCCCGAGGACGTTGAGGAAGCCCGCGCGCTGATCGGCGACAAGGCCGCGCTTTTGGTCAAGATCGAGAAGCCGGCGGCGATCGAGCGGATCGAGGGCATTCTGGCGCTCGCCGACGCGGTGATGGTCGCGCGCGGCGATCTCGGCGTCGAGCTTCCGGCCGAAGCGGTGCCGCCGCTCCAAAAGATGATCGTCGCCCGCGCCCGCGAGCTCGGCAAGCCGGTGGTGGTCGCGACCCAGATGCTGGAAAGCATGATCACCTCGCCGACCCCGACCCGGGCCGAGGTCAGCGACGTCGCCAATGCGATCTACGACGGCGCCGATGCGATCATGCTCTCGGCCGAAAGCGCCGCCGGGCAGTTCCCGACCGAGGCGGTGCACATGATGGATCGGATCGGCCGCTCGGTCGAAGCCGATCCCAAATATGCCGAGCGCGTTCACTTCACCGCCACTCCGGCCGAGCCCAACACCGCCGACGCGCTGGCCGAAAGCGCGGGCAATATCGCCAACACCGTCAAGGTCGCGGCGATGGTCTGCTATACCTCGACCGGCTCGATCGCCCGCCGCATCGCGCGCGAGCGTGGTCCGGTGCCGCTGCTGGTGATGACCGCCAGCCGTCAGGTCGCGCGGCGCATGGGCCTCGTCTGGGGGGTCCACGCCGTCCACACCCGCGATGTCGCGAGCTTCGAGGAAATGGTCGGCAAGGCCAAGCGGATGGTCTTGCGCCACAAGCTTGCGGCGGGCGGGCAACGCGTCATCATCATGGCCGGCGTGCCGTTCGGCACGGCGGGTTCGACCAACGTGCTGCACGTGGTGCGCGTGGTCGGCGACGAACTCGACGATTACGGAGTGAGCTGA
- a CDS encoding DUF1003 domain-containing protein produces MADRVPSVAELASELLDRIGEECSPAERDVLQSLASGQHSHVHTGLGAPTTGERLADKVARVGGSWAFIISFTLILLAWMLLNTDVLKHWGLVFDPYPFIFLNLMLSTLAAIQAPIIMMSQNRQSQKDRQDAAVDFETNIRAELAIAQLHRKVDLLLDRADVEPDGRRG; encoded by the coding sequence ATGGCCGACCGGGTTCCCTCGGTCGCCGAGCTCGCCAGCGAGCTGCTCGATCGCATCGGCGAGGAATGCAGCCCGGCCGAACGCGACGTGCTGCAAAGCCTGGCTTCGGGTCAGCATAGCCATGTCCACACCGGGCTCGGCGCACCGACCACCGGCGAGCGGCTGGCCGACAAGGTCGCGCGGGTCGGCGGCAGCTGGGCGTTCATCATCAGCTTCACGCTGATCCTGCTCGCGTGGATGCTGCTCAACACCGATGTGCTCAAGCATTGGGGGCTGGTATTCGACCCCTACCCCTTCATCTTCCTCAATCTGATGCTTTCGACCCTCGCGGCGATCCAGGCGCCGATCATCATGATGAGCCAGAACCGCCAGAGCCAGAAGGACCGGCAGGACGCGGCGGTCGATTTCGAAACCAACATCCGCGCCGAGCTCGCGATCGCGCAGCTTCACCGCAAGGTCGACCTGCTGCTCGACCGGGCGGACGTTGAGCCGGACGGGCGGCGCGGCTAA
- the ruvC gene encoding crossover junction endodeoxyribonuclease RuvC, translating to MIILGLDPSLSSCGWGIVRAEGNRLAHVANGQIKTRASLPLATRLAELALALEAIVAEHRPAAAAAEEVFVNKNPASTLKLAQARGVALMCAARGGLEVGEYAPSVVKKAVVGTGGASKDQVHAMVAMLLPGTTIAGEDAADALAVAITHAHHLASRRKGIR from the coding sequence GTGATCATCCTGGGTCTCGACCCCTCGCTGTCGTCCTGCGGGTGGGGGATCGTGCGGGCCGAGGGCAATCGCCTGGCGCATGTCGCCAACGGGCAGATCAAGACCAGGGCAAGCCTGCCGCTCGCTACGCGACTGGCCGAGCTTGCCCTCGCGCTGGAGGCCATCGTCGCAGAGCATCGACCCGCCGCCGCAGCAGCCGAGGAAGTGTTCGTCAACAAGAACCCGGCCTCGACCCTCAAGCTTGCGCAAGCGCGCGGCGTGGCGCTGATGTGCGCGGCGCGGGGCGGGCTCGAGGTCGGGGAATACGCCCCTTCGGTGGTCAAGAAAGCCGTGGTCGGCACCGGCGGGGCGTCCAAGGATCAGGTCCACGCCATGGTCGCGATGTTGCTGCCGGGCACGACGATCGCCGGCGAGGATGCGGCGGATGCGCTGGCGGTGGCGATCACCCACGCCCATCATCTGGCGAGCCGAAGAAAAGGTATTCGATAA
- a CDS encoding YebC/PmpR family DNA-binding transcriptional regulator produces the protein MAGHSKFKNIMHRKGAQDKKRSGMFSKLSREITVAAKMGLPDPDMNPRLRAAVNAAKAQSMPKDNIQRAIDKASKGDAENYEEVRYEGYGPNGVAIIVEALTDNRNRTATNVRTAFSKNGGNLGASGSVAHGFERLGLIEYPAGAGDEDKVMEAAIEAGADDVQSDEDGHQIWTQQDGMHDVAKALEAALGEASAVKLAWKPTLTTEVSGDAVASLMKLVDALEDDDDVQTVWGNYDISDDELAKLG, from the coding sequence ATGGCCGGCCATTCCAAATTCAAAAATATCATGCACCGCAAGGGCGCGCAGGACAAAAAGCGCTCGGGCATGTTTTCCAAATTGAGCCGCGAAATCACCGTTGCGGCCAAGATGGGTCTGCCCGATCCCGACATGAATCCGCGCCTGCGTGCAGCGGTCAATGCCGCCAAGGCGCAGTCGATGCCCAAGGACAATATCCAGCGCGCGATCGACAAGGCGTCCAAGGGCGACGCGGAGAATTATGAGGAAGTCCGCTACGAGGGCTATGGCCCCAACGGCGTCGCGATTATCGTCGAGGCGCTGACCGACAACCGCAATCGCACCGCCACCAACGTCCGCACCGCGTTCAGCAAGAATGGCGGCAATCTCGGCGCCAGCGGCAGCGTGGCCCACGGGTTCGAGCGTCTCGGCCTGATCGAATATCCGGCGGGCGCCGGCGATGAAGACAAGGTGATGGAAGCCGCAATTGAGGCCGGCGCCGACGACGTCCAGAGCGACGAGGACGGCCACCAGATCTGGACCCAGCAGGACGGCATGCACGATGTTGCCAAGGCGCTCGAAGCGGCGCTGGGCGAAGCGAGCGCGGTCAAACTGGCGTGGAAGCCGACGCTGACCACCGAGGTGTCGGGCGACGCGGTCGCAAGCCTGATGAAGCTGGTCGACGCGCTGGAAGACGACGACGACGTCCAGACCGTGTGGGGCAATTACGACATTTCGGACGACGAGCTGGCGAAGCTCGGCTGA
- the glf gene encoding UDP-galactopyranose mutase: MFDKVGVSSSGSSKLPASPNNRTTLLCFSHLRWDFVFQRPQHLMSRFAKTMPVTVWEEPLPAPAGDAPSLDIRPAKGMDNVTLITPRVPEGLDVDAERTVLKGLLDQYVSGTEGRLIRWYYTPMMLPFSRHLDAVATVYDCMDELSAFRFAPAELLDLERELLDAADIVFTGGYSLYEAKKKRHGNVHPFPSSVDRAHFGAARAGIADPADQAGIGRPRFGFYGVIDERLDIELLDKVAELRPDWQLIMVGPVVKISEDDLPRRHNIHYLGGKSYDELPSYLGNWDVAMMPFAINEATRFISPTKTPEYLAAGKPVISTPIKDVKRHYEKLSGVMIAGTAEQFVEAGDRALDLARGEGGDWLAEVDLALSDMSWDTTQARMAALLADVTEQGQKIERPAFGQGHLTHTRNRKYDYLIVGCGFAGSVLAERLASQHGARVLMIDKRPHVAGNAYDEYDKNGILYHKYGPHIFHANSDEIVSYLSQFTKWRPYEHRVLAHVRDKLVPIPINRTTLNELFDAGLKTDEDAAAFLAARAEPVEHIKTSEDVVVNAVGRELYELFFQGYTRKQWGLDPSELDKLVTARIPTRTDTDDRYFTDTHQIMPLEGYTRMFERMLDHPLIDRQLGTDFRDVRNDIDAAHIIYTGPIDEYFDWRFGKLPYRSLRFVHSTIDKEWFQEVGTVNYPSADIPYTRISEYKHLTGQQHPRTSITLEYPSAEGDPYYPIPRPENQLLFKKYEALADATPGVTFVGRLATYRYYNMDQIVGQALATFRRMDESRSRNGASSRELRLAI, from the coding sequence ATGTTCGACAAAGTCGGCGTCTCCAGCTCTGGCTCTTCCAAGCTTCCGGCTTCGCCGAACAATCGAACCACCCTTCTTTGCTTCTCGCACCTCCGGTGGGATTTCGTGTTCCAGCGGCCGCAGCATTTGATGAGCCGCTTTGCCAAGACGATGCCGGTAACCGTCTGGGAAGAACCGCTGCCCGCGCCGGCCGGCGATGCTCCCTCGCTCGACATTCGCCCGGCCAAGGGCATGGACAATGTGACGCTGATCACCCCGCGTGTTCCTGAAGGGCTCGACGTCGATGCCGAGCGCACCGTGCTCAAGGGCCTGCTGGACCAATATGTGTCGGGCACCGAGGGCCGCCTGATCCGCTGGTATTACACCCCGATGATGTTGCCCTTCTCGCGGCATCTCGATGCGGTGGCGACCGTCTATGATTGCATGGACGAGCTGTCGGCCTTTCGCTTCGCCCCGGCCGAGCTGCTCGATCTTGAGCGCGAGCTGCTGGACGCCGCGGACATCGTCTTCACCGGCGGCTATTCGCTCTACGAAGCGAAGAAGAAGCGGCACGGCAACGTCCACCCCTTCCCCTCGTCGGTCGATCGCGCCCACTTCGGCGCCGCTCGCGCCGGGATCGCCGATCCCGCCGACCAGGCCGGCATCGGTCGCCCGCGCTTCGGCTTCTACGGCGTGATCGACGAACGGCTCGACATCGAGCTGCTCGACAAGGTCGCCGAACTTCGCCCCGACTGGCAGCTCATCATGGTCGGTCCGGTGGTGAAGATCAGCGAAGACGATTTGCCGCGCCGCCACAACATCCATTACCTTGGCGGCAAGAGCTACGACGAGCTGCCGAGCTATCTCGGCAACTGGGACGTGGCGATGATGCCGTTCGCCATCAACGAAGCGACCCGCTTCATCTCGCCGACCAAGACGCCCGAGTATCTGGCCGCCGGCAAGCCCGTGATCTCGACCCCGATCAAGGACGTGAAGCGGCACTACGAGAAATTGTCGGGCGTAATGATCGCCGGCACCGCCGAGCAATTCGTCGAAGCGGGCGACCGCGCGCTCGACCTTGCCCGCGGCGAAGGCGGCGACTGGCTGGCCGAGGTCGATCTCGCGCTGTCCGACATGAGCTGGGACACGACTCAGGCCCGTATGGCGGCGCTGCTCGCCGACGTGACCGAGCAGGGTCAGAAGATCGAGCGCCCGGCGTTCGGCCAGGGCCACCTGACGCACACGCGCAATCGCAAATATGATTACCTGATCGTGGGCTGCGGCTTCGCCGGTTCGGTCTTGGCCGAGCGGCTGGCGAGCCAGCACGGTGCTCGCGTGCTGATGATCGACAAGCGCCCGCACGTCGCGGGCAACGCCTATGACGAATATGACAAGAACGGCATTCTGTATCACAAGTACGGGCCGCATATCTTTCATGCCAACAGCGACGAGATCGTCAGCTACCTGTCGCAATTCACCAAGTGGCGCCCGTACGAGCATCGCGTGCTCGCCCACGTGCGCGACAAACTGGTGCCGATCCCCATCAACCGCACCACGCTGAACGAACTGTTCGATGCCGGGCTCAAGACCGACGAGGACGCCGCGGCCTTCCTGGCGGCGCGGGCCGAGCCGGTGGAGCATATCAAGACCAGCGAGGACGTGGTCGTCAACGCCGTCGGGCGCGAGCTCTACGAGCTGTTCTTCCAGGGCTATACCCGCAAGCAATGGGGCCTCGACCCCAGCGAGCTCGACAAACTGGTGACGGCGCGGATCCCAACCCGGACCGACACCGACGACCGCTATTTCACCGACACGCACCAGATCATGCCGCTCGAAGGCTATACAAGGATGTTCGAGCGGATGCTCGACCACCCGCTGATCGACCGGCAGCTCGGCACCGATTTCCGCGATGTCCGCAACGACATCGATGCGGCGCACATCATCTACACCGGGCCGATCGACGAATATTTCGACTGGCGGTTCGGCAAGCTGCCCTATCGCTCGTTGCGCTTCGTCCATTCGACGATCGACAAGGAGTGGTTCCAGGAAGTCGGAACGGTCAATTATCCGTCCGCCGACATCCCCTACACCCGGATCAGCGAATACAAGCATCTGACCGGACAGCAGCATCCGCGGACTTCGATCACGCTTGAATATCCGAGCGCCGAGGGCGACCCTTATTACCCGATCCCGCGGCCGGAAAATCAGCTGCTCTTCAAGAAGTATGAAGCGTTGGCCGACGCGACGCCGGGCGTGACCTTCGTCGGACGGCTGGCGACCTATCGTTACTACAACATGGACCAGATCGTTGGGCAGGCGCTGGCGACCTTCCGCCGGATGGACGAATCGCGCAGCCGCAACGGCGCGAGCAGCCGCGAATTGCGGCTCGCGATCTAA
- the ruvA gene encoding Holliday junction branch migration protein RuvA: MIARLAGTLAELSADSAVIDVRGVGYLVLASGRTLSALPPVGGDVILLTELQVREDSMTLFAFGAAAEREAFRQLTSVQGVGGKVALAILTILSPDELARAVSAGDKAMIARASGVGPKLAQRIALELQGKLGLAPALGPGTPAAANPATNDALSALANLGFKPAEAAKAVAAAAEELGPDASLDALVRSALKKAAR; the protein is encoded by the coding sequence ATGATCGCCCGCCTTGCCGGCACCCTTGCCGAACTTTCCGCCGACAGCGCCGTGATCGACGTGCGCGGGGTCGGTTATCTCGTGCTGGCGAGCGGCCGGACCCTGTCGGCGCTGCCGCCAGTCGGCGGCGACGTCATCCTGCTGACCGAGCTTCAGGTGCGTGAAGACAGCATGACCCTGTTCGCGTTCGGCGCGGCGGCCGAGCGCGAAGCGTTCCGGCAGCTGACGAGCGTGCAGGGCGTCGGCGGCAAGGTTGCGCTGGCGATCCTCACCATCCTCTCGCCCGACGAACTGGCCCGCGCGGTGTCGGCCGGCGACAAGGCGATGATCGCGCGCGCGAGCGGCGTCGGCCCCAAGCTCGCCCAGCGCATCGCGCTCGAATTGCAGGGCAAGCTCGGCCTCGCCCCGGCGCTTGGGCCCGGCACCCCGGCCGCCGCCAATCCGGCGACCAACGACGCGCTGTCGGCGCTTGCCAACCTCGGCTTCAAGCCGGCCGAAGCGGCCAAGGCGGTCGCCGCGGCGGCCGAAGAACTGGGGCCCGACGCGTCGCTCGATGCTTTGGTCCGAAGCGCCCTCAAGAAAGCCGCCCGCTAG
- a CDS encoding histidine phosphatase family protein, whose product MPPTSHWPQRLYLVRHGQSQGNVARDRSEAEGLATIGIDIRDVDVPLSDLGHQQADAAGRWFAALPEHEKPEVILSSPYLRARQTARAICEAGGLAGGRARTVIDERLREREFGVFDGLTALGIRQNYPEEAAHRARLGKFYHRPPGGESWADVILRLRSAMNSINLHYNGRRVLIVCHQVVVLCMRYVLEELEEADILAIDKAADILNCGICAFDFEVQELDCAPRLALWNHAAPLEEQGAPVTAAPDQMVGSR is encoded by the coding sequence TTGCCGCCGACCAGCCACTGGCCTCAGCGCCTTTATCTCGTCCGTCACGGCCAGAGCCAGGGCAATGTCGCGCGCGATCGGTCGGAAGCCGAAGGGCTGGCGACCATCGGCATCGACATTCGCGACGTGGATGTGCCGCTGTCGGACCTGGGGCACCAGCAGGCCGATGCAGCCGGACGCTGGTTCGCCGCGCTGCCCGAGCACGAGAAGCCCGAAGTCATCCTGTCCTCGCCCTACCTCCGCGCACGCCAGACCGCCCGCGCGATCTGCGAAGCGGGCGGCCTCGCCGGTGGTCGCGCCCGGACCGTCATCGACGAGCGCCTGCGCGAGCGCGAATTCGGGGTGTTCGACGGCCTCACCGCGCTCGGCATCCGCCAGAACTATCCCGAGGAAGCCGCCCACCGCGCCCGGCTCGGCAAATTCTATCATCGCCCGCCCGGCGGCGAGAGCTGGGCCGACGTCATTCTGCGCCTGCGCTCGGCGATGAACTCGATCAACCTCCACTACAATGGCCGGCGGGTGCTGATAGTCTGCCATCAGGTCGTGGTGCTGTGCATGCGCTATGTGCTGGAAGAGCTGGAGGAAGCCGACATCCTCGCCATCGACAAGGCGGCGGATATCCTGAACTGCGGCATCTGCGCGTTCGATTTCGAGGTGCAGGAACTCGATTGCGCACCGAGGCTAGCCTTGTGGAATCACGCCGCGCCGCTTGAGGAACAGGGCGCCCCCGTCACCGCGGCGCCCGACCAGATGGTGGGAAGCCGGTGA
- a CDS encoding DUF3147 family protein gives MLWLAIKAAVSGVLIAAISLVAKRYPGFGALIASLPLVSVLGMLWLWNERPDTANMAAHAEATFWFVLPSLPMFVLIPALLRNGVGFHLSLAAGCLLTFVLYLLMIGIGPRFGLRL, from the coding sequence ATGCTGTGGCTGGCGATCAAGGCGGCCGTGTCGGGAGTCCTGATCGCGGCCATTTCGCTGGTCGCCAAGCGTTACCCCGGCTTCGGCGCGCTGATCGCGTCGCTGCCGTTGGTGTCGGTGCTGGGGATGCTGTGGCTGTGGAACGAGCGGCCTGACACCGCCAACATGGCCGCGCATGCCGAAGCGACCTTCTGGTTCGTGCTGCCGTCCCTGCCGATGTTTGTGCTGATCCCGGCCCTGCTGCGAAACGGGGTCGGTTTTCACCTGTCGCTCGCCGCCGGATGCCTGCTGACCTTCGTTCTCTACTTACTGATGATCGGGATCGGTCCGCGCTTCGGCCTGCGGTTGTGA
- a CDS encoding glycoside hydrolase family 43 protein: MPDLPRARAVIDPAADDAPPRTYCNPILDRDFPDPAALLADDGYYYAYATQSRDEHGWINIQVARSADLVAWEHLGDALPVKPDWAAHTQDFWAPSVVRDQNRFVMFYSAKPDTHVGEPGHSLGIAIADRPGGPFIDIGRPFLNGEGFEVIDPMVLRDPASGRAYLYWGSGFQPIKVQELSEDLLSFAPGTKPTDIVWPNPVEGAFPRLVEAAWVSAHEGAYYLFYSGDNCCGPQAEYGVMVARATNPLGPFETLEQARGVEHSLMLTRNDKWLAPGHNGIVTDSEGIHWMLYHAVDIERPRQRQEDEINSRRVLLIDRIEWEDGWPVTRTPSTGEETAPAV, from the coding sequence ATGCCCGACCTGCCGCGCGCCCGCGCCGTCATTGATCCGGCGGCCGACGACGCGCCGCCCCGCACCTATTGCAACCCGATCCTCGATCGGGATTTCCCCGATCCCGCCGCGCTGCTGGCCGACGACGGCTATTATTATGCTTATGCGACGCAAAGCCGTGATGAGCATGGCTGGATCAACATCCAGGTCGCGCGCTCGGCCGACCTCGTCGCTTGGGAGCATCTCGGCGATGCGCTTCCGGTGAAACCCGACTGGGCGGCGCACACCCAGGATTTCTGGGCGCCGTCGGTGGTTCGCGACCAGAATCGCTTTGTGATGTTCTATTCGGCCAAGCCCGACACGCACGTCGGCGAGCCGGGCCACAGCTTGGGCATCGCCATTGCCGATCGTCCGGGAGGACCTTTCATCGACATCGGCCGGCCGTTCCTCAATGGCGAAGGGTTCGAAGTGATCGACCCCATGGTCCTGCGCGATCCCGCAAGCGGCCGTGCTTATCTCTACTGGGGTTCGGGCTTCCAGCCGATCAAGGTGCAGGAACTGAGCGAGGACCTGCTGTCCTTCGCGCCAGGCACGAAGCCGACCGACATCGTCTGGCCTAATCCGGTCGAAGGCGCCTTTCCTCGGCTGGTCGAGGCGGCATGGGTGAGCGCGCACGAAGGTGCTTATTATCTGTTCTATTCGGGCGACAATTGCTGCGGGCCGCAGGCGGAATATGGGGTGATGGTCGCGCGGGCGACGAACCCGCTCGGGCCGTTCGAGACGCTCGAACAGGCGCGCGGGGTCGAGCACAGCCTGATGCTGACCCGCAATGACAAGTGGCTGGCGCCCGGGCACAATGGCATCGTCACCGATTCCGAGGGCATTCACTGGATGCTCTATCACGCGGTCGACATCGAACGTCCGCGCCAGCGGCAGGAGGATGAGATCAACAGCCGGCGGGTGCTGCTGATCGATCGGATCGAGTGGGAAGACGGTTGGCCGGTGACGCGCACGCCGTCGACCGGGGAAGAGACCGCGCCCGCGGTCTAG
- a CDS encoding YbjQ family protein yields the protein MIITTTSSLDGRPVRDYLGLVGGEVIVGANVIKDVFASVTDFLGGRSGAYESSIQEARAQAMAEMEASARRLGADAILAVDFDYEVIGKSGSMLMVCACGTAVKL from the coding sequence ATGATCATCACCACCACCTCGTCGCTCGATGGACGGCCGGTCCGCGATTATCTCGGGCTGGTCGGCGGTGAGGTCATCGTCGGCGCCAACGTCATCAAGGACGTGTTCGCCTCGGTCACCGATTTCCTCGGCGGCCGGTCGGGCGCGTACGAATCCTCGATCCAGGAAGCCCGCGCCCAGGCGATGGCCGAAATGGAAGCCTCCGCGCGCCGCCTCGGCGCCGACGCGATATTGGCGGTCGATTTCGACTATGAAGTGATCGGCAAATCGGGCTCGATGCTGATGGTATGCGCCTGCGGCACGGCGGTGAAGCTTTAA
- a CDS encoding NAD(P)H-hydrate dehydratase: MKAAVELSLDTLTRHPLPPIAGGDKDARGSILIIAGSREVAGAALLTALGAMRAGAGRLQIVTVDSAAAGLSISMPEAMVTGLAEGRDGGFAPSTVKTLADRAAAADVVVAGPGMRGNRSTEKLAAALVHRDKPLVLDAALLHALPARRDEVNASGCPTILLPHAGEMASLLGCEEDEVEADPAAAGHRCATCYDTITLVKGVSSHIVTPDGQVFRYEGGGPGLGVSGSGATLAGIVGGLLARGADPLTALLWGVWCHGEAGRRLAERIGTLGFLAREIPDELPGILRDGGMLQLTP; the protein is encoded by the coding sequence GTGAAAGCCGCGGTCGAACTTAGCCTCGACACGTTGACGCGGCATCCGCTGCCGCCGATCGCCGGGGGCGACAAGGATGCGCGCGGCTCGATCCTGATCATCGCCGGAAGCCGCGAGGTGGCCGGCGCGGCGCTGCTGACGGCACTCGGCGCGATGCGCGCGGGGGCTGGCCGGTTGCAGATCGTGACGGTGGACAGCGCCGCGGCGGGCCTGTCCATTTCCATGCCCGAAGCCATGGTCACCGGTCTTGCCGAAGGCCGCGACGGCGGGTTCGCGCCCTCGACCGTCAAGACGCTGGCCGATCGGGCCGCCGCTGCCGACGTGGTGGTCGCCGGGCCCGGCATGCGCGGCAATCGCTCGACCGAGAAACTGGCCGCCGCCCTGGTCCACCGCGACAAGCCGCTGGTGCTCGACGCCGCCCTCCTCCACGCGCTTCCCGCCCGGCGCGACGAAGTCAATGCGTCGGGCTGCCCGACCATCCTCCTGCCCCACGCCGGGGAGATGGCGAGCCTCTTGGGCTGTGAGGAGGACGAGGTCGAGGCCGACCCCGCCGCCGCCGGTCACCGCTGCGCCACCTGCTACGACACCATCACGCTGGTGAAGGGCGTCAGCAGTCACATCGTGACGCCCGATGGACAGGTGTTTCGCTATGAAGGCGGCGGGCCGGGGCTTGGGGTGTCGGGCTCGGGCGCCACCCTGGCGGGGATCGTCGGTGGTCTGCTGGCACGCGGCGCCGATCCGCTCACCGCTTTGCTGTGGGGCGTGTGGTGTCACGGCGAAGCCGGGCGCCGGCTGGCCGAGCGGATCGGTACCCTGGGCTTCCTTGCGCGCGAGATACCGGACGAGCTGCCCGGCATTTTGCGCGACGGCGGAATGCTTCAGCTCACTCCGTAA
- the mce gene encoding methylmalonyl-CoA epimerase: MKFGRLNHVGVATPSIERSLETYRTLFGAEPSSPPFDLPAQGVRVCFVDAPNSQIELIEPLGADSPVAKFIEKNPQGGQHHVCFEVDDIEAARAHFEGIGTRILGPTRIGAHGTPIFFLHPKDTGGTLTEIMESPSQSH; the protein is encoded by the coding sequence GTGAAATTCGGACGCCTGAACCATGTCGGGGTGGCCACCCCGTCGATCGAGCGCAGCCTCGAAACCTACCGCACCCTGTTCGGCGCCGAGCCGTCGTCGCCCCCTTTCGACCTCCCCGCGCAGGGCGTCCGCGTCTGCTTCGTCGATGCGCCCAACAGCCAGATCGAATTGATCGAACCGCTCGGCGCCGACAGCCCGGTCGCCAAATTCATCGAGAAAAACCCGCAGGGTGGGCAGCATCACGTCTGCTTCGAAGTCGACGACATCGAGGCCGCCCGCGCGCATTTCGAAGGCATCGGGACGCGCATCCTCGGCCCCACCCGGATCGGCGCCCACGGCACGCCGATCTTCTTCCTCCACCCCAAGGACACCGGCGGCACCCTGACCGAAATCATGGAAAGCCCGAGCCAATCGCACTGA